The following are encoded in a window of Pseudomonas sp. St316 genomic DNA:
- the pqqE gene encoding pyrroloquinoline quinone biosynthesis protein PqqE, protein MHSTGSNLPEPTGLPPKPEVGLPLWLLAELTYRCPLQCPYCSNPLDFAEQGQELSTEQWFKVFREAREMGAAQLGFSGGEPLVRQDLAELIGEARKLGFYTNLITSGIGLTEQKISDFKKAGLDHIQISFQASDEQVNNLLAGSKKAFAQKLEMARAVKAHGYPMVLNFVTHRHNIDKIDRIIELCIALEADFVELATCQFYGWAQLNRVGLLPTKEQLVRAERVTNEYRAKLEAAGNPCKLIFVTPDYYEERPKGCMNGWGSIFLTVTPDGTALPCHGARQLPVQFPNVRDHSMQHIWYDSFGFNRFRGYDWMPEPCRSCDEKEKDFGGCRCQAFMLTGDASNADPVCSKSEHHGVILQAREDAEHATQTIEQLAFRNERNSRLIVKG, encoded by the coding sequence GTGCACAGCACTGGATCGAACTTGCCTGAGCCCACCGGGCTGCCGCCCAAGCCTGAAGTCGGCTTGCCGCTGTGGCTGCTGGCGGAGTTGACCTATCGTTGCCCGCTACAATGCCCGTACTGCTCCAATCCGTTGGATTTTGCCGAACAAGGCCAGGAGCTGAGCACCGAGCAGTGGTTCAAGGTCTTTCGCGAAGCCCGAGAGATGGGTGCCGCGCAACTGGGTTTTTCCGGCGGCGAGCCGCTGGTGCGTCAGGATCTGGCCGAGCTGATCGGCGAGGCGCGCAAGCTGGGTTTCTATACCAACCTGATCACCTCCGGCATCGGCTTGACCGAACAGAAAATCAGCGACTTCAAAAAGGCTGGCCTGGACCATATCCAAATCAGCTTCCAGGCCAGCGACGAGCAGGTGAACAACCTCTTGGCCGGCTCGAAGAAAGCCTTCGCGCAAAAGCTGGAAATGGCCCGGGCGGTCAAAGCCCACGGCTATCCGATGGTGCTGAACTTCGTCACCCATCGGCACAACATCGACAAGATCGACCGCATCATCGAGTTGTGCATCGCTCTTGAGGCGGATTTCGTCGAACTTGCCACCTGCCAGTTTTACGGCTGGGCGCAACTTAATCGAGTGGGTCTGCTGCCGACCAAGGAACAACTGGTCCGCGCCGAGCGTGTCACCAACGAATACCGCGCCAAGCTGGAAGCAGCCGGCAATCCGTGCAAGCTGATCTTCGTCACGCCGGACTACTACGAAGAACGCCCCAAGGGCTGCATGAACGGCTGGGGCAGCATTTTCCTCACCGTCACGCCGGACGGCACCGCGCTGCCCTGTCACGGCGCCCGTCAGTTGCCGGTGCAATTTCCCAATGTGCGCGACCACAGCATGCAGCACATCTGGTACGACTCGTTTGGCTTCAACCGCTTTCGCGGCTATGACTGGATGCCCGAGCCATGCCGCTCCTGCGATGAAAAAGAAAAGGACTTCGGCGGCTGTCGCTGCCAGGCGTTCATGCTCACGGGAGACGCCAGCAATGCCGACCCGGTGTGCAGCAAGTCCGAACATCACGGGGTGATTCTGCAGGCGCGTGAAGACGCCGAGCACGCCACGCAAACCATCGAACAATTGGCCTTTCGCAATGAACGAAACTCGCGCCTCATCGTTAAGGGCTGA
- the adeC gene encoding AdeC/AdeK/OprM family multidrug efflux complex outer membrane factor, with protein MTRSLIGLAISAAVLSGCSLIPEYQRPQAPVAAQYPQGSAYQATNAADQAAVEQGWREFFHDPALQRLIQTALINNRDLKVAALNVEAYRAQYRIQRADLFPAIGANASGTRQRLPSAQTQSGQASISSQYDVNLGISSYELDLFGRIASLSQQALETYLSTAQARRSTQISIVASVANAYLTWQADRELLKLTENTLGAYEESLRLTTRSNQVGVASALDLAQARTSVQGARASLANYQRRVAEDENALVLLLGTGLPADLPEPQSLDGDLLANVPAGLPSDLLNRRPDILAAEHTLLAANANIGAARAAFFPSISLTANAGTSSANLDGLFKSGSGSWAFSPTISLPIFNAGALRSSLNYSEIQKDIGVANYEKAIQTAFQEVSDGLTARKTYVDQLQAQNDLVNASQDYYRLAERRYRIGVDSHLTFLDAQRSLFSNQQRLINDRLAQLQAEVNLYRALGGGWDERGMHKL; from the coding sequence ATGACTCGCTCTTTAATCGGTCTCGCGATCAGCGCCGCTGTTCTGAGTGGTTGCTCACTGATCCCTGAGTATCAGCGACCGCAGGCTCCAGTTGCGGCGCAATATCCGCAGGGTTCTGCCTATCAGGCAACCAACGCTGCCGACCAGGCCGCTGTGGAGCAGGGGTGGCGCGAGTTTTTCCACGATCCGGCATTGCAGCGATTGATCCAGACCGCCTTGATCAATAATCGTGACCTGAAGGTCGCGGCACTGAACGTTGAGGCGTACCGGGCGCAATACCGAATCCAGAGAGCTGACCTGTTTCCGGCGATTGGCGCCAACGCCAGCGGAACACGGCAGCGACTGCCGAGCGCTCAGACGCAGTCCGGTCAGGCCAGTATTTCCAGTCAATATGACGTCAACCTGGGAATCAGTTCGTACGAGTTGGATCTGTTTGGTCGCATCGCCAGTCTCAGCCAGCAGGCACTGGAAACTTATCTGTCTACCGCCCAGGCCCGACGCTCGACCCAGATCAGCATCGTTGCGAGCGTGGCCAATGCCTATCTCACCTGGCAAGCCGACCGTGAATTGCTCAAGCTCACCGAGAACACGCTAGGCGCCTACGAGGAGAGCTTACGTCTGACCACCCGCAGCAATCAGGTGGGTGTGGCTTCGGCGCTTGATCTCGCACAGGCGCGTACCTCGGTGCAAGGTGCGCGGGCGAGCCTGGCAAACTACCAGCGCCGAGTAGCCGAAGACGAGAATGCTTTGGTGCTTCTTCTCGGTACAGGACTGCCCGCCGATTTGCCGGAGCCACAGTCCTTGGATGGCGACCTGCTGGCCAACGTACCGGCTGGTCTGCCCAGTGATTTACTCAACCGTCGCCCCGATATCCTCGCCGCCGAGCATACGCTCTTGGCCGCTAACGCTAACATCGGCGCGGCGCGGGCGGCGTTTTTCCCTAGCATCAGCCTTACGGCAAATGCCGGCACCTCGAGCGCGAATCTGGATGGGTTGTTCAAGAGCGGCTCAGGCAGTTGGGCGTTTAGCCCTACCATCAGCTTGCCGATTTTCAACGCAGGCGCGTTACGCTCCAGCCTGAATTACTCGGAGATTCAGAAAGATATTGGCGTGGCCAACTATGAGAAAGCTATCCAGACCGCTTTCCAGGAAGTCTCCGACGGATTGACCGCACGTAAAACCTACGTCGATCAGTTGCAGGCACAGAATGACCTCGTCAACGCCAGCCAGGATTACTATCGGCTTGCCGAGCGTCGCTATCGAATCGGCGTGGACAGCCACCTGACCTTTTTGGACGCGCAGCGCTCGCTGTTTAGCAACCAACAAAGGCTGATCAACGATCGTCTTGCGCAGTTGCAGGCTGAAGTGAACTTGTATCGTGCACTGGGTGGTGGATGGGACGAGCGGGGCATGCACAAACTCTGA
- a CDS encoding efflux RND transporter permease subunit translates to MSKYFIDRPIFAWVLALIIMLVGALSILNLPINQYPDIAPPAVAIQVSYPGASAQTVQDTVVQVIEQQMNGIDNLRYISSESNADGSMRIIVTFNQGTNPDIAQVQVQNKLNLATPLLPQEVQQQGLRVTKFQQNFMMFIGLVSTDGKHTKEDLSNYIVSNIQDPISRTSGVGDFQIWGTQYAMRVWLDPAKLNQFQLTPVDVTEAIEAQNVQVASGTIGGLPARKGTVFTATIIGKTRLQTSEQFGDILLKVNSDGSQVRLSDVADISLGGENYSINAQANGKPASGIAIRLATGANALDTAKAIRATVDRLKPFFPAGIEAVYPYDTTPVVTESISGVMHTLGEAVVLVFLVMLLFLQNLRATIITTLTVPVVLLGTFGVLAAAGFSINTLTMFGMILAIGLLVDDAIVVVENVERVMAQEHLSPREATRKSMGQIQGALVGIALVLSAVLLPMAFFGGSTGVIYRQFSITIVSAMALSVFVALVFTPALCATLLKPIDPTKHGQPKRGFFGWFNRRFDACVNGYEQGVGQIIRHRVPGFMVYLVIVAGTIWMFARIPTSFLPDEDQGLIFTQVQTPANSSAESTQKVLDRMTQYLLDKEHGEGKAVATVFTVNGFNFAGRGQNSGIAFVNLKPWDERDSDNTVFKIAQRAQQEFLKYRDALVYAVVPPSVLELGNATGFDFYLQDQDSVGHQKLMEARGKFLELAAQSPVLAGVRPNGLADEPQYHLTIDDERARAMGISLADINTTLSVAYGSSYVNDFVDRGRVKRVYVQGQPDSRSTAEDLSKWFVRNNQGQMVPFSAFASAEWIFGSPKLSRYNGVPAEQILGTPAPGYSSGQAMAEVERIAAQLPPGVGISFTGLSYEERLSGSQAPALYALSILVVFLCLAALYESWSIPIAVILVVPLGVIGALMATALRGLSNDVFFQVGLLVTVGLAAKNAILIVEFAKELNEKGQPLLEATVEACRMRLRPIVMTSLAFILGVLPLTISSGAGSGSQHAIGTGVIGGMITATVLAIFWVPLFFVSVSTLFKGSRKKQDETAMREEAGQ, encoded by the coding sequence ATGTCGAAGTATTTTATTGATAGACCGATCTTCGCGTGGGTGCTTGCACTGATCATCATGCTCGTTGGGGCATTGTCGATCCTCAATTTGCCGATCAATCAGTACCCTGACATCGCACCACCCGCTGTCGCGATTCAGGTTTCTTATCCCGGTGCTTCCGCGCAGACAGTGCAAGATACGGTCGTGCAAGTGATCGAACAGCAGATGAACGGCATCGACAACCTTCGCTACATCTCTTCGGAGAGTAACGCCGATGGCAGCATGCGAATCATCGTTACTTTCAACCAGGGCACCAACCCTGATATTGCCCAGGTTCAGGTGCAGAACAAGCTGAACCTAGCCACGCCGCTGTTGCCGCAGGAAGTGCAGCAGCAAGGGCTGCGCGTCACAAAATTCCAACAGAATTTCATGATGTTCATCGGTCTGGTTTCCACCGATGGAAAACACACCAAGGAGGACCTATCCAACTACATCGTCTCAAATATCCAGGACCCGATTTCGAGGACTTCAGGTGTTGGCGACTTTCAGATTTGGGGCACGCAATACGCCATGCGAGTCTGGCTGGACCCGGCCAAACTGAACCAGTTCCAGTTGACGCCAGTCGACGTGACCGAGGCGATTGAGGCGCAGAACGTACAGGTGGCTTCGGGCACGATCGGTGGTCTTCCTGCGCGCAAAGGTACGGTGTTTACCGCAACTATCATCGGCAAGACGCGACTGCAGACCTCCGAGCAATTTGGTGACATTTTGCTTAAGGTCAATAGCGACGGCTCCCAGGTGCGCCTGAGTGATGTGGCTGATATCAGTTTGGGCGGTGAAAACTACAGCATCAACGCCCAAGCCAATGGCAAGCCTGCCTCGGGTATCGCCATCCGCTTGGCCACAGGCGCCAACGCCCTTGATACCGCCAAGGCGATTCGCGCCACGGTCGACCGACTGAAACCATTCTTCCCGGCCGGAATTGAAGCGGTGTACCCGTATGACACGACGCCGGTGGTCACCGAATCCATCAGCGGAGTGATGCATACACTGGGCGAGGCGGTGGTTCTGGTCTTTCTGGTCATGCTGCTTTTTTTGCAAAATCTGCGCGCCACCATCATTACGACGTTGACAGTGCCCGTTGTGTTGTTAGGTACCTTCGGCGTCCTTGCCGCAGCCGGCTTCTCTATCAATACCTTGACCATGTTCGGCATGATCCTGGCGATTGGATTACTCGTCGACGATGCGATTGTGGTGGTTGAAAACGTCGAACGGGTGATGGCGCAGGAGCACCTGTCACCCAGGGAGGCCACGCGCAAATCGATGGGGCAGATCCAGGGAGCGCTGGTGGGTATTGCCTTGGTGCTTTCGGCGGTGCTGTTGCCCATGGCTTTCTTTGGTGGCTCCACTGGCGTGATCTACCGGCAGTTCTCGATCACTATCGTATCGGCCATGGCGCTTTCGGTATTTGTTGCTTTGGTATTCACCCCGGCGCTTTGCGCCACGCTGCTCAAGCCCATCGATCCGACAAAGCACGGTCAGCCCAAGCGCGGTTTTTTTGGATGGTTCAACAGACGGTTCGATGCCTGCGTCAACGGATATGAGCAGGGCGTAGGCCAGATCATCCGGCATAGGGTGCCGGGCTTTATGGTTTACCTGGTAATCGTCGCCGGCACGATCTGGATGTTCGCCCGGATACCGACCTCGTTCCTGCCCGATGAAGACCAGGGTTTGATTTTCACGCAGGTGCAGACGCCGGCCAACAGCTCGGCTGAGAGCACGCAAAAAGTGCTTGATCGCATGACTCAATACCTGCTGGACAAAGAGCACGGAGAAGGTAAAGCCGTTGCTACAGTGTTCACTGTTAACGGCTTCAATTTTGCGGGCCGCGGGCAGAATTCAGGGATCGCGTTCGTCAACCTGAAGCCATGGGATGAACGAGACAGTGACAATACTGTGTTCAAAATTGCCCAGCGTGCCCAGCAAGAGTTCCTGAAGTACCGCGACGCCCTGGTATATGCGGTGGTTCCGCCATCGGTACTGGAGTTGGGTAACGCCACCGGCTTCGATTTCTACCTGCAGGACCAAGATAGCGTGGGTCATCAAAAACTCATGGAGGCACGCGGCAAGTTTCTTGAGCTAGCTGCCCAGAGCCCGGTCCTCGCTGGCGTTCGCCCAAACGGCTTGGCCGACGAGCCACAGTACCACCTGACCATCGACGACGAGCGTGCACGGGCGATGGGCATTTCTCTGGCCGATATCAACACCACGCTGTCAGTGGCATACGGCAGTAGTTATGTGAACGATTTCGTTGATCGCGGCCGAGTTAAGCGGGTTTATGTACAGGGTCAACCTGACTCGCGCAGCACCGCAGAGGATCTGAGTAAATGGTTCGTGCGTAACAACCAAGGTCAGATGGTCCCGTTCTCGGCATTTGCGAGTGCCGAGTGGATCTTCGGCTCACCAAAACTGTCACGCTACAACGGCGTCCCTGCCGAGCAAATTCTTGGGACTCCCGCCCCGGGTTACAGCTCTGGCCAGGCGATGGCGGAAGTCGAGCGAATTGCAGCGCAACTGCCGCCCGGCGTAGGCATCTCTTTTACCGGGTTGTCCTATGAAGAGCGTCTTTCAGGATCACAAGCGCCGGCTCTGTATGCGCTGTCGATTCTCGTCGTGTTTCTATGTCTGGCGGCACTCTATGAAAGCTGGTCGATTCCGATTGCGGTCATCTTGGTCGTGCCTCTTGGGGTAATCGGCGCGCTGATGGCCACGGCATTGCGGGGACTGTCCAACGACGTGTTCTTCCAAGTGGGTCTGTTGGTGACGGTGGGGTTGGCGGCGAAGAATGCGATCCTGATCGTCGAGTTTGCCAAGGAATTGAATGAGAAAGGTCAACCGTTGCTTGAAGCGACGGTCGAGGCTTGTCGTATGCGTCTGCGTCCGATCGTCATGACGTCCTTGGCATTCATTCTCGGTGTGCTGCCTCTGACCATTTCCAGCGGAGCCGGCTCTGGCAGTCAGCACGCCATCGGCACGGGGGTGATCGGCGGCATGATAACGGCCACCGTTCTGGCGATTTTTTGGGTTCCCCTGTTCTTCGTTTCCGTTTCAACCTTGTTTAAAGGCAGCCGCAAGAAGCAGGACGAAACTGCTATGCGTGAGGAGGCAGGCCAATGA
- a CDS encoding efflux RND transporter periplasmic adaptor subunit yields MPFKPIYPALVTAIAFATMLSGCNNEQAATAPVQAPQVSVVTLKPQAVTLFNDLPGRTSAYRLAEVRPQVDGIVLKRLFKEGADIKAGQQLYQIDPSTYEVTLASAQASLEQSRSLTTRYRQLIDEQAVSKQEYDTARSQQMQAEAQVKGAQINLRYTKMFAPISGRIGRSAVTEGALVSNGQAAPLAIIQQLDPIYVDVTQPYGEVLKLRRALESGQLQKTADKAAKVSLTLQDGSQYPLQGSLEFSEVSVDEATGSVTLRAVFPNPDHLLLPGIFVHARLQEGVAEQAILAPQIGVTRDLKGTPTAMVVTADNKVEQRQLKVGRTVGANVLVESGLRAGEKIIVEGLQFIKPGITVVAQEAMTDEANRAPVALNTSAKAE; encoded by the coding sequence ATGCCATTCAAGCCTATCTATCCTGCTTTGGTAACCGCCATTGCTTTTGCCACGATGCTCAGTGGATGCAACAACGAGCAGGCTGCTACTGCGCCGGTGCAAGCCCCCCAAGTCAGCGTGGTGACCCTGAAACCTCAGGCTGTGACCTTGTTTAACGACCTGCCCGGGCGTACCAGTGCCTATCGACTTGCTGAGGTTCGGCCGCAGGTGGATGGCATCGTCCTGAAACGCTTGTTCAAGGAAGGCGCGGATATCAAGGCTGGTCAGCAGCTTTATCAGATCGATCCATCAACTTACGAGGTGACGCTCGCCAGTGCGCAGGCCAGTTTGGAGCAATCTCGCTCGCTGACCACCCGGTATCGGCAACTGATCGATGAGCAGGCGGTGAGCAAGCAGGAGTATGACACTGCTCGATCTCAGCAGATGCAGGCAGAGGCACAAGTCAAGGGCGCCCAGATCAATCTGAGATATACCAAAATGTTCGCGCCCATCAGCGGGCGAATTGGACGTTCGGCTGTGACCGAAGGTGCGCTAGTTTCTAATGGCCAAGCAGCCCCCCTTGCGATTATCCAGCAACTCGACCCCATTTATGTCGATGTCACTCAGCCTTATGGCGAGGTGCTCAAACTGCGTCGGGCTCTTGAAAGCGGGCAGTTGCAGAAAACTGCTGATAAGGCTGCGAAAGTTAGCCTGACACTTCAGGACGGTAGCCAGTATCCGCTGCAGGGTTCGCTGGAGTTTTCAGAAGTCTCGGTCGACGAAGCAACCGGCTCGGTCACCCTGCGCGCCGTGTTCCCCAACCCCGATCACTTGCTGCTGCCCGGGATTTTTGTGCATGCGCGGTTGCAGGAGGGGGTCGCCGAGCAGGCCATTCTTGCTCCACAGATTGGTGTGACCCGGGATCTCAAGGGCACCCCGACCGCCATGGTCGTTACCGCCGATAACAAAGTCGAGCAACGCCAGCTCAAGGTTGGCCGCACCGTCGGTGCGAATGTGCTGGTGGAAAGCGGCTTGCGCGCCGGGGAAAAAATCATCGTCGAAGGGCTTCAGTTCATTAAGCCGGGGATCACCGTGGTCGCTCAGGAAGCGATGACAGATGAGGCGAACAGAGCCCCTGTAGCGCTAAACACCAGCGCTAAGGCGGAGTAG
- a CDS encoding LysR family transcriptional regulator, with protein MQLTRANFGDFIYFLAVARHSSFSRAGVEVGISASALSHAIKGLEARLGVRLLNRTTRSVTLTAAGEELLALISEPVDKIDQAIELLNKFRDEPTGRIRLNVFSDAALLLLAPVLSTFAHRYPDIEVEVSTTNSMVDIVEGGFDAGIRYGATVPEGMIAQSLSPPVRWVVVGTPDYLDRCGMPLHPEDLKQHSCLRFRLGNGRMYNWEFEKEGEKLEIPVSGNVVLDETRMMLAMVTQGAGLTYCAEPIVAPLIAEGTLQVVLEDWVSVGPGFHIYYSSYRQVPITLRLLIDLIRELRPLG; from the coding sequence ATGCAGCTGACTCGTGCCAACTTTGGCGATTTTATCTACTTTTTAGCTGTCGCCCGCCATTCCAGCTTCAGTCGTGCGGGTGTTGAAGTAGGGATAAGTGCATCTGCGCTGAGTCATGCGATCAAGGGGCTGGAGGCGAGATTGGGGGTTCGTTTGCTCAATCGCACGACCCGCAGCGTCACCCTGACGGCAGCCGGTGAGGAACTGCTGGCATTGATAAGCGAACCTGTCGACAAAATCGACCAGGCTATTGAGTTGTTGAATAAGTTCCGTGATGAGCCCACTGGTCGTATACGGCTGAATGTTTTCAGTGACGCGGCGCTCCTTTTGTTGGCACCTGTTTTATCGACATTTGCTCATCGTTATCCCGATATCGAAGTGGAAGTCTCAACCACCAACAGTATGGTGGACATTGTTGAAGGAGGCTTCGACGCTGGGATCAGGTACGGCGCTACCGTACCTGAAGGCATGATTGCCCAAAGCCTTTCCCCCCCTGTTCGATGGGTCGTGGTAGGAACCCCCGATTACCTCGACCGATGTGGCATGCCGCTGCATCCCGAGGATTTGAAACAGCACAGTTGTTTAAGGTTTCGGCTAGGCAACGGCCGGATGTACAACTGGGAGTTTGAGAAAGAGGGTGAAAAATTAGAGATCCCAGTGTCCGGTAATGTGGTGCTGGATGAGACGCGGATGATGCTCGCCATGGTCACCCAGGGCGCCGGGCTGACTTATTGTGCCGAACCCATTGTCGCGCCGCTTATAGCAGAAGGAACGTTACAAGTGGTTTTGGAGGATTGGGTCAGTGTCGGTCCAGGCTTCCATATCTATTACTCAAGCTACCGGCAGGTGCCGATCACGCTACGTTTGCTGATCGACTTGATCAGAGAGTTGCGCCCGCTTGGATAG
- a CDS encoding cyclophilin-like fold protein, whose amino-acid sequence MKIRIDVSGGPVTATLDNNDSSIDFVKQLPMKLTLDDYASTEKISVLPEPLSTQGAPAGFTPSAGDIAFYAPWGNLAIFHKGFKYSSDLIKLGRIDSGLGILARPGSLEVTITLVDE is encoded by the coding sequence ATGAAAATACGCATCGATGTTTCAGGCGGTCCGGTTACGGCAACGCTCGACAACAACGATTCCTCCATAGATTTCGTTAAACAGCTGCCGATGAAACTGACACTGGACGACTACGCCTCGACCGAGAAGATCAGCGTACTGCCCGAGCCATTATCGACACAGGGCGCGCCAGCTGGGTTCACGCCTTCGGCGGGTGACATTGCCTTCTATGCGCCTTGGGGAAATCTCGCCATTTTTCATAAAGGGTTCAAGTATTCGAGCGACCTTATCAAACTCGGCAGGATTGATTCCGGCCTGGGAATACTCGCGCGTCCTGGGTCCCTTGAAGTAACGATCACCTTGGTCGATGAGTGA
- a CDS encoding LysR family transcriptional regulator codes for MVRRNLNDLLSFVTIAREGSFTRAASVLGVTQSALSQAMSGLEARLEIRLLTRTTRSVSPTAAGERLLKAIGHRFDEIEAELDELTEMRDKPAGTVRITCGEHILRAHLLPKLTPLLLDYPDIKIEFDINYGFRDIVADRFDAGVRMGDTIDKDMVAVPIGPQLRMAAAASPMYFERHPTPKNPRDLLKHSCINQRMQTAGGLYVWEFERRGQLLNVRVDGQLVFNTSPSMVDAALAGLGIAYLPEEEFAPHLENGRLVRVLEDWCAPFPGYHLYYPSRRQPSRAFTLVMNALRV; via the coding sequence ATGGTCAGACGTAACCTCAATGATCTCTTATCGTTCGTAACGATTGCCCGTGAAGGCAGCTTCACGCGGGCAGCTTCCGTACTGGGCGTGACTCAATCTGCCCTCAGCCAGGCAATGAGCGGGTTAGAGGCCAGGCTGGAGATTCGCTTGCTTACACGAACCACCCGTAGCGTATCGCCTACGGCAGCGGGCGAGCGTTTACTAAAAGCCATTGGTCACCGCTTTGACGAAATCGAGGCAGAACTCGACGAACTGACCGAGATGCGCGATAAACCCGCCGGCACCGTGCGCATCACCTGTGGTGAGCACATTCTTCGAGCACATTTGCTTCCCAAGCTCACGCCGCTTTTGCTCGATTATCCGGATATCAAGATAGAGTTCGATATCAATTATGGTTTTCGAGACATCGTCGCCGACCGTTTCGATGCAGGCGTGCGTATGGGCGATACCATCGACAAGGATATGGTTGCGGTACCCATCGGTCCTCAACTGCGCATGGCCGCTGCGGCCTCCCCGATGTATTTCGAAAGGCATCCAACGCCCAAAAATCCACGGGACCTGCTAAAGCACAGTTGTATCAATCAGCGTATGCAAACAGCAGGGGGGCTATACGTTTGGGAGTTTGAGCGTCGTGGCCAACTGTTAAACGTACGAGTGGATGGCCAGCTCGTTTTCAACACCTCTCCCAGCATGGTGGATGCAGCCTTGGCCGGCCTGGGCATCGCCTATCTTCCTGAAGAAGAATTCGCACCGCATCTGGAAAATGGCCGCCTGGTTCGTGTGCTGGAAGATTGGTGTGCCCCCTTCCCGGGGTACCATTTGTATTACCCAAGTCGCAGGCAGCCGTCGCGGGCCTTCACGCTGGTTATGAATGCACTGCGTGTGTAA
- a CDS encoding SDR family NAD(P)-dependent oxidoreductase, translating into MDRRDFLIRGAGLGSALIAGSLLEATASWAEAPTNSRREAPASNAQRDNSASGKARVFITGSADGLGHATAKTLLAQGHEVVVHVRSPARLSAVQELVDQGAIATVGDLGDLEQIRDLARQVNAIGAMDAIVHNAGILSGAQLLVVNVVAPYMLTALIQRPKRLIYLSSSMHRGGRASLTGLDWSGSTPTGSYSDSKLFVTALAAAVARLYPDVLSNAVDPGWVPTKMGGPNAPDDLRLGHLTQEWLATSNDPEALTSGGYWHHQQREQPHSAVQDSRFQDLLLAELTRASGTNLS; encoded by the coding sequence ATGGATCGTAGAGACTTTCTCATCAGAGGCGCCGGACTGGGTTCGGCGTTGATCGCAGGCTCACTTCTGGAAGCAACGGCATCCTGGGCAGAGGCCCCAACCAATTCCCGAAGGGAGGCTCCCGCGTCCAACGCACAACGGGACAACAGTGCAAGCGGCAAAGCCCGCGTATTCATTACCGGCTCGGCCGATGGACTGGGCCATGCCACCGCCAAGACCCTGCTTGCCCAAGGCCACGAGGTTGTCGTGCATGTGCGCTCCCCTGCCCGGTTGTCTGCCGTGCAAGAACTGGTGGACCAGGGCGCCATCGCCACAGTCGGCGACTTGGGCGATCTTGAACAGATTCGCGACCTTGCCCGTCAGGTCAATGCCATCGGCGCGATGGATGCCATTGTCCACAACGCTGGCATCCTCAGCGGGGCGCAACTGCTGGTCGTCAACGTCGTCGCCCCCTATATGCTCACGGCCCTGATTCAGCGCCCCAAGCGTCTGATCTACCTGAGTAGCAGCATGCATAGGGGGGGACGAGCCAGCCTGACGGGATTGGACTGGTCGGGCAGCACCCCCACAGGCAGCTACTCGGACAGCAAGCTCTTTGTAACCGCACTCGCAGCAGCCGTTGCGCGGTTGTACCCCGACGTCCTCAGTAATGCGGTCGATCCGGGCTGGGTCCCAACGAAGATGGGAGGTCCCAACGCACCTGACGATCTGCGCCTGGGACACCTGACCCAGGAATGGCTTGCCACCAGCAATGATCCTGAGGCACTCACCAGCGGCGGCTATTGGCACCATCAGCAACGCGAACAGCCGCATTCCGCGGTCCAAGACTCCCGATTCCAAGATTTGCTGCTGGCTGAACTCACGCGCGCCAGCGGCACGAACCTGTCGTGA